Proteins encoded in a region of the Populus alba chromosome 13, ASM523922v2, whole genome shotgun sequence genome:
- the LOC118054012 gene encoding LOW QUALITY PROTEIN: transcription repressor OFP17 (The sequence of the model RefSeq protein was modified relative to this genomic sequence to represent the inferred CDS: deleted 2 bases in 2 codons; substituted 1 base at 1 genomic stop codon), protein MKMKALVVFRSKLFRPCKKLLILFRFKLKRPVFIRDLRLHRRSKKPRKAPQKSRVFNFFRSSRKSRKMDRVAELRSVSEAERERMLYPSPLTPAYIKASLATKRQTFGDEDVEDACRSFENYLVEMMVEEGKVRDLADVKSFCIAGKTSSVLSSLVWSADSTESYARTCSLLMLTTPKLTVPNLPNDSATSIAVPPLQCRDNPCPLRNPSSGFSVDSLXCE, encoded by the exons ATGAAAATGAAAGCATTAGTTGTCTTCAGATCCAAGCTTTTCAGGCCATGCAAGAAACTACTAATACTCTTCAGATTCAAGCTCAAAAGACCTGTCTTTATAAGAGATCTCCGACTTCATCGTCGTagcaaaaaacccagaaaagcTCCTCAAAAGAGtcgagtttttaatttttttcgttcttCTAGGAAGTCAAGAAAGATGGACAGAGTTGCAGAACTTAGGAGCGTCTCCGAAGCAGAGCGTGAGAGAATGCTCTATCCATCTCCTCTTACACCAGCTTATATCAAGGCCAGTTTGGCCACAAAAAGGCAAACCTTTGGTGATGAAGATGTAGAAGATGCATGCAGAAGTTTCGAGAACTATTTGGTGGAGATGATGGTTGAAGAGGGAAAGGTAAGGGATTTAGCGGATGTG AAGAGCTTCTGTATTGCTGGAAAAACCTCAAGTGTCCTGTCTTCATTGGTTTGGTCTGCAGATTCTACGGAGAGCTATGCAAGGACTTGTTCTCTCCTGATGTTGACAACACCGAAGTTGACAGTCCCAAATCTCCCAAATGATTCTGCGACTAGTATTGCTGTTCCTCCTTTGCAG TGCAGAGACAATCCATGTCCTCTCCGCAATCCCTCTTCTGGTTTCTCTGTTGACTCTTTGTAATGCGAGTAG
- the LOC118054067 gene encoding protein GRAVITROPIC IN THE LIGHT 1 — translation MVSKFAKVCKLRSIGVFSNDHHYQHNLIGNHDGSSMGEDSSDATEETEFDGEKIHPQPVVVPSKSNMYGDKDIVKLFDTVSALKLAYVQLQEAHIPYDPDKIVSADEHVVAQLEALCKSKKAFKEKQFSKTKLDSSRSASLRSEIDVIEKLLERLKSQDRDKDAEIVRLRQELLDLDAGNAVLVEKIREKSLERRNVTILNVSMFEDTFKRASRAIHDFARPIISLMQASGWDLHLAANSIENGVLYAKRSDKKYAFEAYIARRMFNGMTLGSYDVDDVLRFDDPIDSLIANPNPGFGNFCGEKYMLVVHPMMEMSFFRNLDQRMFILSGKHPRTPFYQMFARMAKWIWILQGIATSIDPNAQIFSVHRGSKFSDVYMEPVQENKEGVIVSEGEQSNFKVEFMVMPGFRIGSTFVKSRVYLSETKQPAGT, via the coding sequence ATGGTATCCAAATTTGCAAAAGTTTGCAAATTGAGATCCATTGGTGTCTTCTCCAATGACCACCACTATCAACACAACCTCATTGGCAACCATGATGGCTCATCGATGGGTGAAGATAGTAGTGATGCCACTGAGGAAACAGAATTTGATGGCGAGAAAATCCATCCTCAACCTGTTGTAGTTCCAAGCAAAAGCAACATGTATGGTGACAAGGATATTGTAAAGTTGTTTGACACGGTTTCTGCCTTGAAACTAGCTTATGTTCAGCTTCAGGAAGCACATATTCCCTATGATCCGGATAAGATTGTGTCTGCTGATGAACATGTCGTGGCTCAGCTTGAAGCACTTTGTAAGTCCAAGAAGGCATTTAAGGAGAAGCAATTTTCAAAAACCAAGCTTGACTCCTCAAGGTCTGCCTCTCTGCGATCAGAAATTGATGTTATCGAGAAGCTTTTAGAGAGACTGAAGTCCCAAGATAGAGATAAAGATGCTGAGATTGTACGCCTGCGACAAGAACTCCTTGATTTGGATGCGGGGAATGCAGTATTGGTTGAGAAGATTAGGGAGAAAAGTTTGGAGAGAAGGAATGTGACGATTTTGAATGTTTCCATGTTTGAGGATACGTTCAAACGAGCTTCGAGGGCCATTCATGACTTTGCGAGGCCAATAATCAGCTTGATGCAAGCTTCAGGATGGGACTTGCACCTGGCAGCGAATTCGATTGAAAATGGGGTTCTTTATGCTAAAAGATCAGATAAGAAGTACGCATTTGAAGCCTACATTGCACGAAGAATGTTTAATGGGATGACACTTGGATCCTATGATGTGGATGATGTTTTACGGTTTGATGATCCTATTGATTCTCTGATAGCTAATCCAAATCCAGGATTTGGCAATTTCTGTGGGGAAAAGTACATGCTTGTTGTTCATCCCATGATGGAGATGTCTTTCTTTCGGAATTTAGACCAGAGGATGTTCATATTAAGTGGCAAGCATCCAAGGACTCCATTCTATCAAATGTTTGCAAGAATGGCAAAGTGGATTTGGATTCTTCAAGGAATCGCGACCTCAATTGATCCCAATGCACAAATATTTTCTGTGCATAGGGGAAGCAAATTCTCAGATGTTTACATGGAACCTGTTCAAGAGAACAAGGAAGGTGTGATAGTGTCCGAGGGAGAACAATCTAACTTCAAAGTTGAGTTTATGGTCATGCCTGGGTTCAGAATTGGAAGCACATTTGTGAAGTCTCGGGTTTATCTTTCAGAAACGAAACAGCCTGCCGGAACATAA